Part of the Candidatus Atribacteria bacterium genome, CCTTAAATATAATATCTATTGTATATGTGATGAAATATACGAAAAATTGATCTATGATAATGCAAAACATTTAAGCTTAGCTTCACTTAGTGATGAAATAAAAGAAAAAATCATCACTATCAACGGAGTATCTAAATCTTATGCTATGACTGGCTGGAGAATTGGTTATGCTGCAGGTTCGGAAGAGATTATTAAAGGTATGTCCAATATTCAAGGGCATAGTACCTCTAACCCTAATTCTATTGCTCAAAAAGCTAGTGTGGAAGCTTTAAAAGGTAAACAAGATGCTATCGAAGAGATGAGAAAAGCCTTCGATGAGCGAAGAAAATATATGGTGAAAAGATTAAAGGAAATAAATGGAGTGACCTGTCTTACCCCAGCCGGAGCTTTTTACGCCTTTCCTAATATAAGAAAAATATTAGATAGAGGAATTGAATATAACGGTAAGAAGATTGATAATTCATTTGACCTCTCTTGTTTTATTTTAAAGGAAATAGAAGTTGCCTTAATTCCGGGAAGTGCATTT contains:
- a CDS encoding aminotransferase class I/II-fold pyridoxal phosphate-dependent enzyme, which encodes LKYNIYCICDEIYEKLIYDNAKHLSLASLSDEIKEKIITINGVSKSYAMTGWRIGYAAGSEEIIKGMSNIQGHSTSNPNSIAQKASVEALKGKQDAIEEMRKAFDERRKYMVKRLKEINGVTCLTPAGAFYAFPNIRKILDRGIEYNGKKIDNSFDLSCFILKEIEVALIPGSAFEAEGYLRLSYATSMEDIKEGLDRLENLLK